The following proteins come from a genomic window of Pyxidicoccus sp. MSG2:
- a CDS encoding TolC family protein, producing the protein MNALLLAALLSRSGVLPGMLLAQADPGTVRQPTSGAPATPPPPAPASPGVQTGPPRTAPEAQPGDIPPPAQFQVSDPMLEPIPPAPMRVSSWKEALDLLRQRSTDLRTALAQVESAAGQRRIALAGLLPTLTGTVATQYNVLNPDATTFLGGGSGGVSGGVSSGGTDSLRPTSPPFLGTLTASMPLLDLQAFAVLHTADESRRTAALSLAETRRQLTSALAQALVLVSARERLAEVNRVNLRNALERLALTQRRLELGAGTRLDVVRAQQDAESARTLVVTGDEQLRQARESLGLTLGTPSAVGLARDVQLETLLLSAKKDCQRLADLDSRPDIATARSRLTVAELQISEVKRSYLPTLTLGSTAVALTVEDDFAEVPAWNIGATLVLPFWEGGAREGRLRQTRAEAEVARQDVVELQRNVSVEVAQARRGVDVASAARDIASRERDLAEENDRLTRRSFEVGTGTSLELIDAAAALRQAELALVVREFELEQARVEAFLAEASCEW; encoded by the coding sequence ATGAATGCCCTGCTGCTCGCAGCCTTGCTCTCCCGCTCCGGCGTCCTGCCCGGCATGCTGCTCGCCCAGGCGGACCCCGGCACCGTGCGGCAGCCGACCTCCGGTGCGCCCGCCACGCCCCCTCCCCCCGCTCCCGCGAGCCCGGGAGTCCAGACGGGGCCTCCGCGCACCGCTCCGGAGGCGCAACCCGGGGACATACCGCCACCCGCGCAGTTCCAGGTGTCGGACCCGATGCTGGAGCCCATCCCCCCCGCGCCCATGCGGGTGTCCTCGTGGAAGGAGGCGCTGGACCTGCTGCGCCAGCGCTCCACGGACCTGCGCACCGCACTCGCCCAGGTGGAGTCCGCGGCGGGGCAGCGGCGCATCGCCCTCGCGGGCCTGCTGCCGACCCTCACCGGCACCGTGGCCACCCAGTACAACGTGCTCAACCCCGACGCGACGACGTTCCTCGGCGGCGGAAGTGGAGGCGTCAGCGGCGGGGTGAGCAGCGGAGGAACGGACAGCCTGCGTCCCACCTCTCCACCCTTCCTGGGCACGCTGACCGCGTCGATGCCGTTGCTCGACCTCCAGGCCTTCGCCGTGCTGCACACCGCGGACGAGTCCCGGCGCACCGCGGCCCTCTCCCTGGCCGAGACGCGGCGCCAGCTCACGAGCGCGCTCGCCCAGGCGCTGGTCCTGGTGTCCGCACGGGAGCGGCTGGCCGAGGTCAACCGCGTCAACCTGCGCAACGCCCTGGAGCGGCTGGCGCTGACCCAGCGTCGGCTGGAGCTGGGCGCGGGCACCCGGCTCGACGTGGTCCGCGCGCAGCAGGACGCGGAGTCCGCTCGCACGCTGGTGGTGACGGGGGACGAGCAACTGCGGCAGGCGCGGGAGTCGCTCGGCCTGACGCTGGGCACTCCGAGCGCGGTGGGGCTCGCGCGGGACGTCCAGCTGGAGACGCTGCTCCTGAGCGCGAAGAAGGACTGCCAGCGACTGGCGGACCTGGACAGCCGGCCGGACATCGCGACGGCGCGCTCGCGGCTCACCGTGGCCGAGCTGCAGATATCGGAGGTGAAGCGGAGCTACCTGCCCACGCTGACGCTGGGCAGCACCGCGGTGGCCCTCACGGTGGAGGACGACTTCGCGGAGGTGCCGGCGTGGAACATCGGCGCCACCCTCGTGCTGCCCTTCTGGGAAGGCGGCGCGCGCGAGGGCCGGCTGCGGCAGACGCGGGCCGAGGCGGAGGTGGCCCGGCAGGACGTGGTGGAGTTGCAGCGCAACGTCTCGGTAGAGGTGGCGCAGGCGCGGCGCGGGGTGGACGTGGCGTCAGCGGCCCGCGACATCGCCTCGCGCGAGCGCGACCTGGCCGAGGAGAACGACCGCCTCACCCGGCGCAGCTT